From the Anoplolepis gracilipes chromosome 15, ASM4749672v1, whole genome shotgun sequence genome, the window tactaattaatatcattaaatgactattaatataaattacatcgtaattatattgaaataaattagttgACGAAACAATGAAAGAAGCGATTACACTCAGAAACAAACACTGAATGCAATTACATTCAGTAGAGACATGCATGTGTGACGAAACAATaggtttgttttttattcctgCACTTCTGAACTAGTGCAGTAAGTTAAAAcgagaaaaagtatatttctcttattctAACTTATTGCACTAGTTCAGAAGTAcaggaataaaaaacaaacctaatatatttagttagaaataatatgaatGTGACTTGTATGTGATCGCAGAACGCGGGACCGGATATTACGTGGATCGACTCCCAACGACCCATTTTCACAGTATCTTTCCAATTAATTTCAACGGTATTTACACGAGACCTTCATCTGCACAATCTGTTCGTTCATGCTGAACGCATTCTGGACACGAAGCCCTCAACAATACCATCGGATTCAGAAACCTGCAAAATTTTGAAAGCAGCACACGCGATTCAACTAGTCACCGTTATCACGTTTCTACCTACTATATTGAATCAGTTGTTTGTATTGTTGGCGTGCAACACTAGTCAGGAGATTGGATTGTACGTGATCAGAGTTTTGATACACTTTATAAATATGGTGCACGAAGCCGGACGCAAGGAAATTCTACAAGCGTACATCAAGGTACAAAAAGATTTAGattctgaatatttaaaattaaagttgaatatttcaattacattgtcgatttattttgattctatTCGTGTATGTAGTTCGTGTTTGTGCTGCCTCCTCTACGAAATGGAAACGTCACGGTTCACGAGCAACTGGCGAAACATTTGCCAACTTTGCTACAACCGAACAACACTGATTTTCTGGTAGTGAACAAGTTTATGCACCACTCGAgtttcttttttgaaataatgatCAAAAGTATGGCGCAATATCTCCTAAGTACTGGTAGAATAAAGGTAATTTGCGTTGGAAATTGTctgtaattatgtaaatatgtgtAGATTGCTCGAAATGTCTTGCATCTGCAcagatacattaatatatctgGTGTAAGAATTAATGCGAACTAACATATTTCAGATGCATAGAAACGAGCGTTTCTCGAAAGACTATCACGAGAAGATCAAGACGTTATTGGAGGTAATTATGCCGTATCTAATGACCAAGTACAGAGAAATGCCAGTGGAGACACATGAATTGAACAAAAGTCTTGCACAATTTTTGaaggtatataatattgtgtacGAGAaattatcagatatatatgtatatctttatcGTAACTGTCTTTTGATTTTCATAGCGATGTCTCACATTCATGGACCGTGGTTTCGTGTTTTGTCTCATCAATTCTTATCTGGACAACTTTTCGCCCGGTGATCAACGTACATTGCACGATTTCAAGTTCACCTTTCTACAGATCATCTGCTCTCACGAGCACTACGTATCATTCAACTTGCCAATGATGCAGTCGCGTCTCGTTTCTAGAGGTAGGTTCTTATTATCGCAAGAATTGTCTGCAAGAATTGCGGTGAAAGTGAtactaatttattgttaaacttAATCATTTCGCGTGTTGTTTAAAAGATGACAATGACACTGATTGTGAGAGAGAACCAGAATGCGATggtacgtttatatttatatatccacGCACGaatatgtgtaattaatattttcttgtttatagttatttatgtGCATAGTTACAATGCGAGTTCTAGTCAATTATACTTTAGAAACACCAGTAAAATTAAAGGATTTCTCAAATcgacaattatatacatatatatgcactatttatattttttttcgcataATATGATCGCATTTGTGAACTAAAAATCCTATATGCACTCTCTTACTTGTCTATTTTATACACGCATTTATATAACACTATGTGTAAATTTCAGCTTTATTACACAATTAGAATGTGTAAAgtagataaaattgaaaaattttatttgaatgacAGATTTAATGAATGAATATTGTCTCACGGAGGAGTTCTGCAAACACCACTTCCTAGTTGGTCTTCTGATGCAAGAAGTTAAAACTTCCCTCAACGAAATTGTGCAGATTCGTAAGGTGGCCATAAACACTTTACGAGATCTAATGGCAAAGCATGAATTGGACGATAGATATCAGAATAAGGTGCGTGACTTTTCATGTTCTTTTAATTTGAAGGCAAACTGTGAGAAACATTCTTGGAAgaatcgatattattttttaaaaaattgaagagaattataatttagttgCAGACTATTATAACTGCTTGCttttctgaattttaattaattgttgcaGGGTCAACTGAGTAGAATAGCTTCAATTTATATACCATGGCTCGGGATTGTATTGGAGAACTTGCACCGATTGCAATCTGTACAAGAAAGTGAAATTAAGGTAGAAATGAAACAAAACAGTACAAACAGGGTGTCAACTAGCAGTTCGTTTTTGGCAACAAAGGATAGCACTATTAGTAGCACAGCCGCAGGCACACCCAAGTCCATTCACAGGTATTAgttttgattgatttattagatatttatcgattaataattgaaaataaaaaaaaaaaagaaagatttaatgTTGTAATTGTTTTACTGTCGTCCGCAGATTGACTCTTCACCTGGATACTCAGTCACCCGTGAGAACATCTATGCATCTGCGAGACTCGACTTACTTTGCCGCAATTGCGGGTCAAGGATTAGTAAATGGATATTCTTGCACTAGCGTTGAATCCGACACGTCGACGGTGTCTGGCGCATCTCAGTCCAACATTTCTCAGGAGACTGCCATTGTTAGGGAATTGGTGGAAAATGGAACAGGCGAGAAGAAGAGGCATTCACGTACTTTGAGCGTGACACAGTCGTCGCCTAGATGTGATAAATTGCAGTCTTCAGAAGTGAAGGATATACTACTCTGCTTTCTGttcattgtaaaatatttgggTGACCATCAGGTGATTGCCTGGTGGCAACAATGCAGCGATACAGAAATACTAAGCTTCTTCACAGTGATTGAGTGAGTGGCAAgcagactaaaataatatagcaaAACAGAggaataagattatttttgaaagaatataatGACATTATTGTGACATCATGTGTttagcatatttattttttagagcTTAAAAACACGAATAACATTGTTCTCCCTTTCCTATTCTTAGAATGAGCTTGCatcatttcaaatatatcgGTAAGAGACAAATAGCCGCCAATGCCGCGAGTAACGTCGGAAAACCGCGTACCGTCAAAGCGATGACTTTACCGGCTAGAATGGCACCACCGGATTTCACCACTGACAATCCAGCCACCAGCACATTGCAACCTCACAATACAGTTACCAGGGAAAATCTTGTTGAAAACGAAAGCAGCAAGGTGTATCAAGCTCTGCTAGAAGCAAATATGGCAACGGAAGTCGGCCTTATCGCGCTGGATTGCTTGGGGCTCTTCTGTATccattttaaagtaattacaattaataagtttgaaaatgtttttatccAATAGTTTCATGTGTAAAATAAGTCGCTAATTATTCTctggattttaattatttctgaagtaattatattatgccataagaataaaattgccGAAGAcagaaaaattgattgtttTAGACAGACTATAGGGGgaggaaatgaaaaaaaaaaataaatgtctactttttaatttaagaatattaagaaaataaagaaatctatagaaacatatttatctagatttcaaaaattaacatCTCATTTTTTACAGGATATTCTTTTGGCGAACGAAGGCGACAACGCAGTTATGCAAAAGCttttcaacatttatttatcgttCCTTCAAGTCGGTCAATCGGAAACTTTATTACGTCATGTTTTTGCTGGGTTTCGAGCTTTTTTGAACAATTATTCTGTGGCACTTTTTCAAGGTAAACattgatttttgaaaattaaaaaattaggctttatttataatagaggAAGAATAAATGCACAGCTGATTGTGAGCCTTTCGATAAGAGATTGCATGTATAATGGAGAaagttacataaaatacatataaaaagcttaaataaatatctttattttgtaGGCAATGCTGTGCTTTGTGGACGTTTGTGTTACGAGTTGCTACGTTGTTGCAATAGCAAACTGAGCTCAATACGACAAGAGTCCTGCGCTTTGCTGTATTTGCTCATGAGAAGTAACTTTGAGTTTACTAGTCGAAAAGGATTGACTAGAGTGCATTTGCAGGTAGGCACAATACTCGAATTTACAAGTGTAATGGCTAATTCCTTTCGTTTCATCCTACGACACATTTAAAAACTGTATTATTATAGCTAAAAAACAGCACAATAAtcaattttctgttttttttataggtGATAATTTCAGTCTCCCAAATGCTGGGAAATGTAATTGGCTTGAATAACTCGCGTTTTCAAGAATCGCTGTCGTTGATTAACAGTTACGCCTCCTCCGACAAAGTTATGAAAGGCACGGGTTTTCCAGTCGAAGTGAAGGATCTCAATAAAAGGATACGAACGGTTTTAATGGCAACTGCGCAAATGCGAGAACATAATAACGATCCTGAGATGTTGGTCGACTTGCAACACAGTTTGGCAAACTCGTATGCCAGCACGCCCGAATTGAGACACACTTGGTTGGAGACAATGGCCAGGAATCATGCCAGAGATGGCAACTTTTCGGaggtatttttacaaattatcaCGCAAAATGTAACTCttgttggaaaaaaaaattgtttcattaGACTCTCTTGCataattcatatttcaataatacatatttgttttatttttaaggctGCTTGTTGCCAACTGCATATCGCAGCATTAATGGCTGAGTATCTGAAATTGCGGAAAGTTCATCCACAGGGCGCAGAGGCTTTCGATAGCATCTCTGCCAACATATCAAAAGATGAGCGTAATCTTAAGCTCGACGCTGGTGAGATTTGTATGTTTGCTTTGTTTTATCGTGTTTATTGTCTGTGTTGTTGCAGTTTTATCGTATGCTACTATGATAGttcaataaataagataatgttAACTATATCCAGAAATATGTAGAATGTCTTGTTACCTTATTTATTGAGTTACTCTCATACATGGacgtataaattgaaaatgagtataaataaaagacactaatttaattaatttttttttctaggtGTTCAAGATATTCACTACAATGAAAATCTTCTTCTCGAGCAATTAGAAGTTTGTGCTGACACTTTGGAGAAAGCCGAGCGTTTCGAATTGCTCGGACACTTATATCGCTTGATAGTTCCTATGTacgaagagagaagaaattaCGAGGCTCTGGCAAATTCCTATTCGCACTTGGCGCAAGCCTACAATAAAATTGTGGAAGTTACACGAACCGGCAAGAGACTACTTGGAAGGTTTTACAGAGTGGCATTCTTTGGCATGGTGAGAGACATATCTATGTATAATTCAAAAGTTTAATATGCGAGCATGTAAATTGACTTGTCATCTAAGAGATACAAAATGTGCACGTGTATTATGTCATCTAGGCATATTTCGAAGAAGAAAACGGTCAAGAATATATCTACAAGGAACCCAAAGTGACATCATTATCCGAGATATCGGAACGATTATTGCGCTTGTATAGCGAAAAGTTTGGGTCTGAGAATGTTAAAATGATAATGGATTCTGTACCAGTCGACATAAGCGAGTTAGATCCCAAGATAGCGTACATTCAGGTGACGCACGTAACACCGTACTTTGAGAAGCCCGAGTTGGAAGTGCGACAGACTGAGTTCGAGCAAAATCACAATGTTTCATGCTTCATGTTCGAAACGCCGTTTACTAAGGAGGGCAAAGCGAGAGGCAATCCGGAAGATCAATGGAAACGCAGGACTATTCTTACAAGTACAATcagatatcaaataatttgaattatttatttattcacttaTATGAGATCTTATTTCGTCTTAAAAAAGAGGTATAAAGATTGATGGTTTACTTTTACAGCACAATATGCTTTTCCGTATGTGAAAAAACGCATTGGAATTGCCGAGAAACGAATAGTGGAACTGAGTCCTATCGAGGTTGCTTTGGACGAAATGAGGCAACGTGTTCAGGAATTGGAGGACGTAGCCTTGATCGGACCGACGGACGTAAAGAAGCTGCAGTTACGTCTTCAGGGTAGTATTTGCGTAACGGTGAACGCCGGTCCTCTGGCTTATGCCTCTGCGTTCCTAGATCCAGCCTTGTCTCCGCAATATTCCGATGACAAAGTGGAGGAATTGAAGGACGTTTTCAGGTACGTTTTATCGTAATCTCTCGCACGCGACATGTTGAAAAATTAGTGCTTTATGATTGcgttgagatttttttttagggaGTTTGTCAAAATATGTTACACAGCGTTACAAATTAATAGCAAACTGATCACACCGGACCAACACCAGTATCAAGAGGTGTTGCGCGAGAATTATCAGAAATTGTGCCAGAGTTTGTCGACTTTGCTTGGGGAACCGATATGGCCGGATGAGCAAGTAGGAAGCTTTAAACGCAATAGCGCTGCTTTGTTTAGTGCCATCAGCGGCGCCAATAATCATACCAGTACAGCCTAAGTCAATAATCTTAGATTATTCATCTAATAGGCCTCGgatttatgtatctttttctaGCATAATATAATGTCTAAGCATCTTTTAAGCACAAAGCTCGTGAAAGTTACTTATAAATTgacatctattatatttagtttttccTTGTTGCcacatattcatataaatctaTGATTAAATATCCATATTTTGCAACGTTTGGCCTAACAGGAAAGAACTTTCTAATCACTGCCAGATATTTCGGATAAAGTATTACAaacattagaaataataaaaagattttgattAAGGAATTTCGCGGATGTAATCGTTTATAGTCGTTGAACCAAGAATTCGACAAAGCCAGTTAAGAAAACTACTTCTACTTATTAAACTTTAGCGTTGATGTTGTAGTCCGATAAATTGCGTTTCAACTGATAGAATATAAGTTGGATGTCAAAGACTCATCGCCCAGGgcatttatatactatacaatCTATGGTgagtaaaaatgtaatttggtACACATCTCAATTCTTTCACTGTGAATAATATTAGTCTTTAAtgcattcatatatttatgatgtgatatataatcaattttgcaaaaatttttatcattatctctttatcacaattaaaaaaaactgtagCTTAAGAGCAGAAATGATTTAACGAAAGGAAAAGAAGTTGtattacttgaaaaattaatttctcattgCATCTTTTTGTTTAATGAATAGATAGTTAATTGTTTATGCttgaagattattattttatcattgatcATATCAAATTTACAGCATATGCATAATCATGAAAAGTATGACTAAACTTTTTTATCTAATGTACGAGttacaatacatgtataatatactgATGATTTATAGTGTACTaagatactttatataaaaatcaatttgtgaatatatttttaattcttgcatatactttaaaatttttgcatataagtGCTATTACATAATTGGCTGTTTTAGAAATAACGCAAAGAGAAAGTACAGATTCTTTAATATAGAttgtcagaaatattttttactatatattatatgaatttacgAAATGCGCTTGCATTATCAAGGACGAATCTTTCATTTTTGTGTATGTGGATCGAGAATAATTTCTATACTAATTACTGCGATTTTATAAgaagttaaataaaagtttgtttATACTGTAAAGAAAGGCAGAAGTGGAGACTGTAGCATCTAATTGGCTAcgctttatatatatggaaaCAAGTCCGACCACTTTGATACCTTGCAAATGCGCACATAGATAATGttacatattgataattatttgtgaAGAAGCGTgacatcaaattttataaactgagAATGTgaggcagagagagagaaagagagagaaagagagagagagagagtctgtgcgtatgtgtgtacgtatgtgtaaattcatttattatccGCAAAAAGTCATACCGGATGCGGATATCATAGATTAGaaataacaagaaatatacgtaataacaTAGAAAAATGTGTTTTGTCAATCTTCGACCATTGcgactattttaaataatttttttaattaaatccacgaaaaaatgataaattttagttatgtatatatcattttataattataatgtataataaataaaaataaacatttctttattttaatctatttcaaacttttttaatgctaaatactattaacttaattttaaagatataaaagaatcttttagataatacgaaaaaaacatatatataatttttaaaattattttgttaaatttattacaataaatgtcATTATTAGTTCTTTTACACTAGGATTAAAAaaccaatatataataaatataaataaattaataacaaaatgatatgataagtattataaaaattaatataaaaataaaaaagttaggTGTCTATgtgtttattatgtatattaacagAGAGAAGCATGAGAAAAGCCACGGTGTCATTTTTCATATCAACGTTTTTTCCACTTTTTGTACACTAACGTCGAATATGGTCGCTTACATCCATTTTATGGCCGTCCAGAACTACATGGCCATATCCATATTCggttatgataaaatatgaatataagaaCCGAttggtttaataaaatactctAAAGtacaatctattttattaatgtcacGCAGAAAAGACAATAGGAGCCATCGCAGGATGTAAGAAGCGCAAATAAAAACTCaagtttctttaattaaaaaaaaaactcatttatTTGAAGGTCCAGCCTTTGTATTTTACGTATCTGCGtacttttaaatgttttagttCAAATAAatgcgtttttttattaaaaagacttGAGTTTTTATTCGCGCCTTTACATCCTGCGCTGGTTCATGTCACCTTTCTCCTTGACATTACTAGTTTTATTTAAGAgccaaattattatttttccaaaatattgtgtatttcAGAgcactaaaataataaaaaaattactatgattattataattattataaaatatttttattgttttttatgtaaagtaaCAAATTCGTATACAAACCcattctttcatattttttaatcttctacATCAGCGCCGATGTCTAAGaaatcatatatacaatatattgctTTCTTCGGCATtattctgaaattaaaatattatttttattagagtaGAAAATGTAaaccaaaataataataatcgtaataaaatcgcatttgtatttattaatgatttatgaGTCGCGTTGCAGCTTGTTTAgtgatttatttgaaattctattatgtacatttaatgatagaatttttatttgtatgattTATAcctcattaaatataatattggcAACCAATATGAAGGAATACttctttcttgaaaattttgtctTTGCGCATCGATTATTAGTGAAGCTGCTTTTCGCGGTGTAAGCCCTCTCATTATAATTggaaatctatatattattgataaataaaatataaaattatctctcagtataataactattataaaaatgtcttatttaatatacaatgttttataaatgtatgtgtaaTGTAAGAactatgatattaaaaaacaaaagttttttttatcaaatggaCGGCTTTCTGCAGAAGGGAATCAATTtactcaaatataaaattgataaaacgataaataaaaatttataaaaattcaaaattctcCATTAACTTCATATCCACTATGAGACTTTGTTGTCTATATTTTACCTCTGTAATAATGtagaatttattacattaacatataaatttaataaaaaaaaggtttttgtGGACTGATTTCTTTctgcaatttattaaatctgtttaactaaaagaaaaatttataaaaaattttaaacaattaatttaaaataaaacatttaatacaattaaaagtttacaatttaaaacaagaaaatgtAGATTATCATACTTAATACagaaatctaatatatatggaaaaatttaaatttaattttctttctctaacaACGAGATAAAATCAGGAGATTTATTGAAACTACCTAcattgtcttttaatatctttttaccatatatgtttttatagaaatatctgCAAATCTGTTGTATCAAATGCATTATTGATTTAATGTTTTACAGTTTCGATATAGGTAATTTTTTACGATCTGGCCACATAA encodes:
- the Ziz gene encoding dedicator of cytokinesis protein 9 isoform X7; translated protein: MSERKFTRGLGKPGMAAQLRETVSQVVRESTVQNKPHLVEPIDFENFILKNKTLLQNDPQRELLLYPQDDISQVVLPRRYRSMVPTVQHITESEEGVENLLTKECLHSYTSNWNLVHYKYAAYSGTYLELPKILKADDLKDEVYEIDTEVDQVDEELTKNDGITKEGYLMKGPEIGSTDRMFASKSFKRRFCHLRQEVDGTYILEFFKDERKGEAKLTIVMDFCTEVVRNSKRGRYCFELRMSDTHKSYTLAADSETDMQDWLLKLSSVIQHYKQQEEKRAASLERACNTPPPSPQPMQVYGTLKGLEQSMNPQLIKYSRETDTSIALARRENRKRLFSVYPYIPHAKVNTGQIADHNVDPYKEQFGNRIFVKCESLKFRLQAPIDEKESLCQVEPYYTTLSLFDARNGRKLTENFHFDINHEMVRDMTRELSPTGITTETEDITLPGELKNIPSDWIKYPKQAIFNINNPHPDIFLVVRIDKLLQGNICQISEPYLRATKDPRLGLKVHKQARACCQRLGNYRMPFAWAARPLFRLYSNELDTSSDFPAIYRQENNKIKDEELLKLLSEYRKPEKLSKLTVIPGWLKIKIESITDIPENTLSTCLAPLKPFPIPPTAEPTIEIAEFESTSEKDIVHPYTTYLNHLYVYPQTLCFDSQKMFTRARNIACIVELRDDDGENVKPLRAIYGKPGTPLLCLRASCAVLHHNAVPSWYEEIKMKLPTKLHAKHHILFSFYHISCDMNKKKENGVESCVGYAWAPLLSKGRLNVDVESSIQVLSVATHLPHGYLSIQPLGLGKGNAGPDITWIDSQRPIFTVSFQLISTVFTRDLHLHNLFVHAERILDTKPSTIPSDSETCKILKAAHAIQLVTVITFLPTILNQLFVLLACNTSQEIGLYVIRVLIHFINMVHEAGRKEILQAYIKFVFVLPPLRNGNVTVHEQLAKHLPTLLQPNNTDFLVVNKFMHHSSFFFEIMIKSMAQYLLSTGRIKMHRNERFSKDYHEKIKTLLEVIMPYLMTKYREMPVETHELNKSLAQFLKRCLTFMDRGFVFCLINSYLDNFSPGDQRTLHDFKFTFLQIICSHEHYVSFNLPMMQSRLVSRDLMNEYCLTEEFCKHHFLVGLLMQEVKTSLNEIVQIRKVAINTLRDLMAKHELDDRYQNKGQLSRIASIYIPWLGIVLENLHRLQSVQESEIKVEMKQNSTNRVSTSSSFLATKDSTISSTAAGTPKSIHRLTLHLDTQSPVRTSMHLRDSTYFAAIAGQGLVNGYSCTSVESDTSTVSGASQSNISQETAIVRELVENGTGEKKRHSRTLSVTQSSPRCDKLQSSEVKDILLCFLFIVKYLGDHQVIAWWQQCSDTEILSFFTVIEMSLHHFKYIGKRQIAANAASNVGKPRTVKAMTLPARMAPPDFTTDNPATSTLQPHNTVTRENLVENESSKVYQALLEANMATEVGLIALDCLGLFCIHFKDILLANEGDNAVMQKLFNIYLSFLQVGQSETLLRHVFAGFRAFLNNYSVALFQGNAVLCGRLCYELLRCCNSKLSSIRQESCALLYLLMRSNFEFTSRKGLTRVHLQVIISVSQMLGNVIGLNNSRFQESLSLINSYASSDKVMKGTGFPVEVKDLNKRIRTVLMATAQMREHNNDPEMLVDLQHSLANSYASTPELRHTWLETMARNHARDGNFSEAACCQLHIAALMAEYLKLRKVHPQGAEAFDSISANISKDERNLKLDAGVQDIHYNENLLLEQLEVCADTLEKAERFELLGHLYRLIVPMYEERRNYEALANSYSHLAQAYNKIVEVTRTGKRLLGRFYRVAFFGMAYFEEENGQEYIYKEPKVTSLSEISERLLRLYSEKFGSENVKMIMDSVPVDISELDPKIAYIQVTHVTPYFEKPELEVRQTEFEQNHNVSCFMFETPFTKEGKARGNPEDQWKRRTILTTQYAFPYVKKRIGIAEKRIVELSPIEVALDEMRQRVQELEDVALIGPTDVKKLQLRLQGSICVTVNAGPLAYASAFLDPALSPQYSDDKVEELKDVFREFVKICYTALQINSKLITPDQHQYQEVLRENYQKLCQSLSTLLGEPIWPDEQVGSFKRNSAALFSAISGANNHTSTA
- the Ziz gene encoding dedicator of cytokinesis protein 9 isoform X5, whose product is MSERKFTRGLGKPGMAAQLRETVSQVVRESTVQNKPHLVEPIDFENFILKNKTLLQNDPQRELLLYPQDDISQVVLPRRYRSMVPTVQHITESEEGVENLLTKECLHSYTSNWNLVHYKYAAYSGTYLELPKILKADDLKDEVYEIDTEVDQVDEELTKNDGITKEGYLMKGPEIGSTDRMFASKSFKRRFCHLRQEVDGTYILEFFKDERKGEAKLTIVMDFCTEVVRNSKRGRYCFELRMSDTHKSYTLAADSETDMQDWLLKLSSVIQHYKQQEEKRAASLERACNTPPPSPQPMQVYGTLKGLEQSMNPQLIKYSRETDTSIALARRENRKRLFSVYPYIPHAKVNTGQIADHNVDPYKEQFGNRIFVKCESLKFRLQAPIDEKESLCQVEPYYTTLSLFDARNGRKLTENFHFDINHEMVRDMTRELSPTGITTETEDITLPGELKNIPSDWIKYPKQAIFNINNPHPDIFLVVRIDKLLQGNICQISEPYLRATKDPRLGLKVHKQARACCQRLGNYRMPFAWAARPLFRLYSNELDTSSDFPAIYRQENNKIKDEELLKLLSEYRKPEKLSKLTVIPGWLKIKIESITDIPENTLSTCLAPLKPFPIPPTAEPTIEIAEFESTSEKDIVHPYTTYLNHLYVYPQTLCFDSQKMFTRARNIACIVELRDDDGENVKPLRAIYGKPGTPLLCLRASCAVLHHNAVPSWYEEIKMKLPTKLHAKHHILFSFYHISCDMNKKKENGVESCVGYAWAPLLSKGRLNVDVESSIQVLSVATHLPHGYLSIQPLGLGKGNAGPDITWIDSQRPIFTVSFQLISTVFTRDLHLHNLFVHAERILDTKPSTIPSDSETCKILKAAHAIQLVTVITFLPTILNQLFVLLACNTSQEIGLYVIRVLIHFINMVHEAGRKEILQAYIKFVFVLPPLRNGNVTVHEQLAKHLPTLLQPNNTDFLVVNKFMHHSSFFFEIMIKSMAQYLLSTGRIKMHRNERFSKDYHEKIKTLLEVIMPYLMTKYREMPVETHELNKSLAQFLKRCLTFMDRGFVFCLINSYLDNFSPGDQRTLHDFKFTFLQIICSHEHYVSFNLPMMQSRLVSRDLMNEYCLTEEFCKHHFLVGLLMQEVKTSLNEIVQIRKVAINTLRDLMAKHELDDRYQNKGQLSRIASIYIPWLGIVLENLHRLQSVQESEIKVEMKQNSTNRVSTSSSFLATKDSTISSTAAGTPKSIHRLTLHLDTQSPVRTSMHLRDSTYFAAIAGQGLVNGYSCTSVESDTSTVSGASQSNISQETAIVRELVENGTGEKKRHSRTLSVTQSSPRCDKLQSSEVKDILLCFLFIVKYLGDHQVIAWWQQCSDTEILSFFTVIEMSLHHFKYIGKRQIAANAASNVGKPRTVKAMTLPARMAPPDFTTDNPATSTLQPHNTVTRENLVENESSKVYQALLEANMATEVGLIALDCLGLFCIHFKDILLANEGDNAVMQKLFNIYLSFLQVGQSETLLRHVFAGFRAFLNNYSVALFQGNAVLCGRLCYELLRCCNSKLSSIRQESCALLYLLMRSNFEFTSRKGLTRVHLQVIISVSQMLGNVIGLNNSRFQESLSLINSYASSDKVMKGTGFPVEVKDLNKRIRTVLMATAQMREHNNDPEMLVDLQHSLANSYASTPELRHTWLETMARNHARDGNFSEAACCQLHIAALMAEYLKLRKVHPQGAEAFDSISANISKDERNLKLDAGEICVQDIHYNENLLLEQLEVCADTLEKAERFELLGHLYRLIVPMYEERRNYEALANSYSHLAQAYNKIVEVTRTGKRLLGRFYRVAFFGMAYFEEENGQEYIYKEPKVTSLSEISERLLRLYSEKFGSENVKMIMDSVPVDISELDPKIAYIQVTHVTPYFEKPELEVRQTEFEQNHNVSCFMFETPFTKEGKARGNPEDQWKRRTILTTQYAFPYVKKRIGIAEKRIVELSPIEVALDEMRQRVQELEDVALIGPTDVKKLQLRLQGSICVTVNAGPLAYASAFLDPALSPQYSDDKVEELKDVFREFVKICYTALQINSKLITPDQHQYQEVLRENYQKLCQSLSTLLGEPIWPDEQVGSFKRNSAALFSAISGANNHTSTA